The following proteins come from a genomic window of Corallococcus sp. NCRR:
- a CDS encoding lysyl oxidase family protein — translation MRMRFARSCAVVGLLALTGCKDDPKPPPDAGTPDAGPTLSETPRWQVTGDGANPRECFGRTVALGDVNGDGRKDLLVTSAPCASFQRDPGRVMVYAGEARDFSKTPVITTLTWVHPSPLASSYKMTVSTGDIDGDAYADVLVATSFGVSVFKGGPDLSQVLAQPVFRAPDSTALRFTGARLLDLDGDGKDELAVSTLDGELTVYRATPGAPEGAFTAVRKLTGVPNPAGDADGDGVQDLAVTHDDFTVELFLGCKAGSTHVCEGPLTAQPVWTGQAESFAALPDLNGDGRSEALLLLDGSQRLHLSEAAGPGYAPQVTWQPMDDAAFPLLGQAFLTFSKTVVPVGSMVEGGTGHDFAIGAIGRAYLFRPTANVSGPLEPVWAWPRANRLDPRTSMGTDYLGMVSAGDLDGDGYDDLVVGVSPGLSGTPAGTPSGGDGESALGRVMVFGGGAVPDSQEPAPALAPTRTCGLQVDPVNGKPDLTVDRDAIARSLYIDRRTFTADSCEVREGCVPAGGERRLLRFTTSIMNMGTGPLVVPSPEERPELYVYDECHEHHHLTNFAGYDLKDAAGQVTSVGRKQGFFMLDFTQYCADGEPYSWYDPGQGISPGWSDVYTADLPCQWLDVTDTPDGEYTVRVGVDENHIVDESGTLPNEVTVKVRLTGDTVTVLP, via the coding sequence ATGCGGATGCGATTCGCGCGGTCTTGCGCGGTGGTGGGGCTTCTGGCGCTGACAGGCTGCAAGGATGATCCGAAGCCCCCACCTGATGCCGGCACGCCGGACGCGGGCCCCACCCTCTCCGAAACGCCGCGCTGGCAGGTGACCGGTGACGGCGCGAACCCCCGCGAATGCTTCGGCCGCACCGTGGCGCTGGGCGACGTCAACGGCGATGGGCGCAAGGACCTGCTGGTGACGTCCGCGCCCTGCGCGAGCTTCCAGCGGGACCCGGGCCGCGTGATGGTGTACGCGGGCGAGGCGCGCGACTTCTCGAAGACGCCCGTCATCACGACGCTGACGTGGGTGCACCCCAGCCCCCTCGCCTCCAGCTACAAGATGACGGTGAGCACGGGCGACATCGACGGGGACGCGTACGCGGACGTGCTCGTCGCCACCTCCTTCGGCGTCAGCGTCTTCAAGGGCGGGCCGGACCTGTCCCAGGTGCTGGCGCAGCCGGTGTTCCGCGCGCCGGACTCCACCGCCCTGCGCTTCACCGGCGCGCGGCTGCTGGACCTGGACGGGGACGGGAAGGACGAACTCGCGGTCTCCACGCTCGACGGGGAACTCACCGTGTACCGGGCGACGCCGGGAGCACCGGAGGGGGCCTTCACCGCCGTGCGCAAGCTGACCGGCGTCCCCAACCCCGCGGGCGACGCGGACGGGGACGGGGTCCAGGACCTGGCCGTGACCCACGATGACTTCACGGTGGAGCTTTTCCTCGGGTGCAAGGCGGGCAGCACTCACGTCTGTGAAGGGCCCCTCACAGCGCAGCCCGTGTGGACGGGCCAGGCCGAGTCCTTCGCCGCGCTGCCCGACCTGAACGGAGACGGCCGCTCGGAGGCGCTCCTGCTCCTGGACGGCAGCCAGCGCCTGCACCTGTCCGAAGCCGCCGGCCCGGGCTACGCGCCGCAAGTCACCTGGCAGCCCATGGACGACGCGGCCTTCCCCCTCCTGGGACAGGCCTTCCTCACCTTCAGCAAGACCGTCGTCCCCGTGGGCTCCATGGTGGAGGGTGGCACGGGCCACGACTTCGCCATCGGCGCCATCGGCCGTGCGTACCTCTTCCGCCCCACCGCGAACGTGTCCGGTCCGCTGGAGCCGGTGTGGGCGTGGCCTCGCGCCAACCGGCTCGACCCCCGGACGTCGATGGGCACCGACTATCTGGGCATGGTCTCCGCAGGCGATCTGGACGGGGACGGCTACGACGACCTGGTGGTGGGCGTGTCCCCGGGACTCAGCGGCACGCCCGCGGGCACACCCTCGGGAGGCGACGGCGAGTCCGCCCTGGGCCGGGTGATGGTGTTTGGCGGCGGAGCGGTGCCGGACTCACAGGAGCCCGCGCCCGCGCTGGCGCCCACGCGGACGTGCGGCCTCCAGGTGGACCCCGTGAACGGCAAGCCAGACCTCACCGTGGACCGGGACGCCATCGCCCGCTCGCTCTACATCGACCGGCGCACCTTCACGGCGGACTCCTGCGAGGTGCGCGAGGGCTGCGTGCCCGCGGGCGGCGAGCGGCGCCTCCTGCGCTTCACCACCTCCATCATGAACATGGGCACGGGCCCGCTGGTGGTGCCTTCACCGGAGGAGCGGCCGGAGCTCTACGTCTACGACGAGTGCCACGAGCACCACCACCTGACGAACTTCGCCGGCTACGACCTGAAGGACGCGGCGGGTCAGGTCACGTCGGTGGGACGCAAGCAGGGCTTCTTCATGCTCGACTTCACCCAGTACTGCGCGGACGGGGAACCGTACAGCTGGTACGACCCGGGGCAGGGCATCTCGCCCGGCTGGTCGGATGTCTACACCGCGGACCTGCCCTGCCAGTGGCTGGACGTCACCGACACCCCGGACGGCGAGTACACCGTGCGCGTGGGCGTGGACGAGAACCACATCGTGGACGAGTCCGGCACGCTGCCCAACGAGGTCACCGTCAAGGTGCGCCTGACCGGTGACACGGTGACCGTGCTGCCCTGA
- a CDS encoding ABC transporter permease — protein sequence MNFRVDVWEGARIALTSLRSNRLRTVLTTVGIGVGVCTLLAIVGIIQGLNSSFADQLSKIGSNTLQVSKFPWVMNGDWWAYRNRKKLSLDLVEPMRGASEHVIAVAPMMFVNAEVSFQSRKLASVQTMGTSPDYAMTSSVEMAQGRFLTQADVDNRSAVVVIGAEIGKVLFPGINPVGHRILVDRRPYRIAGVIVERGTLLGQNVDLVVMLPYTTFQGHFGTQRDVTLVLAVDQQENVPRVQDRLTETLRRERNTKPGAPDDFAINRPDQLANMYAQLTGALYGAATGVGLITLLVGGIGIMNIMLVSVRERTREIGVRRALGARKHTIILQFLMEAASVSAVGGAMGTAVGMGLAWLVNYLTPLAAAVQPMTVVLGVGFSAVVGLLFGIWPAARAANLDPVEALRHD from the coding sequence GTGAACTTCCGGGTCGACGTGTGGGAGGGCGCGCGCATCGCGCTGACCTCGCTGCGCTCCAACCGGCTGCGGACGGTGCTCACCACGGTGGGCATCGGCGTGGGCGTGTGCACCCTGCTGGCCATCGTCGGCATCATCCAGGGGCTGAACAGCTCCTTCGCGGACCAGCTCAGCAAGATCGGCTCCAACACGCTGCAGGTGTCCAAGTTCCCCTGGGTGATGAACGGGGACTGGTGGGCGTACCGCAACCGCAAGAAGCTCTCGCTGGACCTGGTGGAGCCCATGCGCGGCGCCTCCGAGCACGTCATCGCCGTGGCCCCCATGATGTTCGTCAACGCGGAGGTGTCCTTCCAGAGCCGGAAGCTCGCCTCCGTGCAGACCATGGGCACCAGCCCCGACTACGCGATGACGTCCTCCGTGGAGATGGCGCAGGGGCGCTTCCTCACGCAGGCGGACGTGGACAACCGCTCCGCTGTCGTGGTGATTGGCGCGGAGATCGGCAAGGTGCTCTTCCCGGGCATCAACCCGGTGGGCCACCGCATCCTCGTGGACCGCCGTCCCTACCGCATCGCGGGCGTCATCGTGGAGCGCGGCACGCTCTTGGGGCAGAACGTGGACCTGGTGGTGATGCTGCCGTACACCACGTTCCAGGGGCACTTCGGCACCCAGCGTGACGTGACCCTGGTGCTCGCGGTGGACCAGCAGGAGAACGTCCCCCGCGTGCAGGACCGGCTCACGGAGACGCTGCGCCGCGAGCGCAACACCAAGCCCGGCGCGCCGGACGACTTCGCCATCAACCGGCCGGACCAGTTGGCCAACATGTACGCGCAGCTCACCGGCGCGCTCTACGGGGCGGCCACCGGCGTGGGGCTCATCACGCTGCTCGTGGGCGGCATCGGCATCATGAACATCATGCTGGTGTCCGTGCGCGAGCGGACCCGCGAGATTGGCGTGCGGCGGGCGCTGGGCGCTCGCAAGCACACCATCATCCTCCAGTTCCTCATGGAGGCGGCCAGCGTGTCCGCGGTGGGCGGCGCCATGGGCACCGCGGTGGGCATGGGGCTCGCGTGGCTGGTGAACTACCTCACGCCCCTGGCGGCGGCGGTGCAGCCCATGACGGTGGTGCTGGGCGTGGGCTTCTCCGCGGTGGTGGGCCTGCTGTTCGGCATCTGGCCGGCGGCGCGCGCCGCGAACCTGGACCCCGTGGAAGCGCTCCGCCACGACTAG
- a CDS encoding ABC transporter permease: MWMAFWDTVRLAFGTFRSNPLRSFLTLLGIVIGVTTVVSMMSLIEGLKNQVNDQMSELGSDCFQVQRLPFGQGELSIAELARRPRFTYADLDAIRTQPSISQAAGEDSKGGQKASTADRESRPNVNVWAGTAEYFNTNSVSLSSGRPFTDAEFVDGRRVAVIGQDLADTLWPGLDPLNREFRLLGRTFQVVGTLKRRGGFLGGGSQDNQAMIPLSTFASMFGVRDFRISIQAKSPEVLQRAQDEVTLLMRRRHALKPDEPDDFFLYNNASATQMFNNLSAAVSAASFGVCILSLLVGGIGILNIMLVAVTERTREIGIRKALGAKRYRILAQFALEAVVLSLVGGAVGVALGVGLAHLARWMINLPTEVPLWSVIVSLVMSCGVGLAFGIYPAARAAKLDPVEAMRTE, encoded by the coding sequence ATGTGGATGGCTTTCTGGGACACGGTGCGGCTGGCGTTCGGCACGTTCCGCTCCAACCCCCTGCGCTCCTTCCTCACGCTGCTGGGCATCGTCATCGGCGTCACCACCGTGGTGTCCATGATGTCCCTCATCGAGGGGCTCAAGAACCAGGTGAACGACCAGATGTCGGAGCTGGGCAGCGACTGCTTCCAGGTGCAGCGGCTGCCCTTCGGCCAGGGCGAGCTGTCCATCGCGGAGCTCGCGCGCCGGCCGCGCTTCACCTACGCGGACCTGGACGCCATCCGCACGCAGCCCTCCATCTCGCAGGCCGCGGGTGAGGACTCCAAGGGCGGCCAGAAGGCCTCCACCGCGGACCGCGAGTCGCGTCCCAACGTGAACGTCTGGGCCGGCACGGCGGAGTACTTCAACACCAACTCGGTGAGCCTCTCCAGCGGGCGGCCCTTCACGGACGCGGAGTTCGTGGACGGCCGGCGCGTGGCGGTGATTGGCCAGGACCTGGCGGACACGCTGTGGCCCGGCCTGGATCCGCTGAACCGCGAGTTCCGCCTCCTGGGCCGCACCTTCCAGGTGGTGGGCACGCTCAAGCGCCGGGGCGGGTTCCTGGGCGGCGGCAGCCAGGACAACCAGGCCATGATTCCGCTGTCCACCTTCGCGTCCATGTTCGGCGTGCGCGACTTCCGCATCAGCATCCAGGCGAAGTCCCCGGAGGTGCTCCAGCGGGCGCAGGATGAGGTGACGCTGCTCATGCGCCGCCGCCACGCGCTCAAGCCGGACGAACCGGACGACTTCTTCCTCTACAACAACGCGTCCGCCACGCAGATGTTCAACAACCTCTCCGCGGCGGTGTCCGCGGCCAGCTTCGGCGTGTGCATCCTGTCGCTGCTGGTGGGCGGCATCGGCATCCTGAACATCATGCTGGTCGCCGTGACGGAGCGGACGCGGGAGATTGGCATCCGCAAGGCGCTGGGGGCCAAGCGCTACCGCATCCTCGCGCAGTTCGCGCTGGAGGCCGTGGTGCTGTCGCTGGTGGGCGGCGCGGTGGGCGTGGCGCTGGGCGTGGGGCTGGCGCACCTGGCGCGGTGGATGATCAACCTGCCCACGGAGGTCCCCCTGTGGTCCGTCATCGTGTCGCTGGTGATGAGCTGCGGGGTGGGCCTTGCGTTCGGCATCTACCCGGCGGCGCGCGCGGCGAAGCTGGACCCCGTGGAGGCGATGCGCACGGAGTAG